CACCGCTATGACTGAAACCGTCAAATTGATCCTTTTTGCTACATTTGTAACTACGACACGGTCAGTTTTAGATGGATTTTAACAATCAGCTTTTATTTTTCTTCAGTGCTCTTGGGGCTTTCAATAGTTCTCTTCTTAGTATTTATTTTCTGTTTTTTAAGCGAAAAAATGCCTCAGACCTTTTTCTGGGAGGCTTACTGGCTGTTTTAAGCATACGTGTATGGAAGTCTATTTTCTTCTATTTTAATCACGGGTTGTCACTCTTCTATTTGCAGGTTGGCCTAAGCGCGTGCTTTTTTATTGGCCCTTTTTTGTATCTCTATATAAAATCAGCAGCGGTTACATCAAAATTTACGGGCAGAAACTCCTATTTTCTGTTGTTGGGTTTATTGTTTCTGGTAGTAGCAACCGGGTTTATGTATCCCTATGAGCAGTATCCCATGCTATGGAGGGTATACTTCTACAAGGTTATCAATTATCAATGGCTGGCATTTATTCTCGTCTCGGGATATCAGCTTAGAGACAGGTTCAGAAAAATAGCAAGGACTTCATTAAATTATGAAGATGTCTGGCTGCTAAGCGTTTATTTTGGTGTTTCTGTTATTTGGCTGGCATACTTTACGGCATCATACACCTCATATATTATGGGCGCAATTTCATTCTCATTCGCTCTCTATCTGTCCTTGCTTCTTGTTTTTCATCATCGGAAAAAGAGGAATACAGATAAAAAGAAAAAGTATGCCAACAACAAAATACCACAACAGGAGGCTGATGAGCTTTTGGATAAAGTTTCCCGGCTACTGGAAAAAGAGGCATTGTACAAAAATCCCAACCTTACTTTGCCCCAACTGGCGAAGGAACTGAATATTCGGCCGCATCTGCTATCCCAGCTATTAAATGATAACTTAAATAAGAGCTTTTCACATTTTATCAATGAGTTTCGCATAAAAGAGGCCATTGAGCTTTTAAAGTCAGATAGGAATTTGAAAATGGAGGTGATTGCAGAAATGTGTGGGTTCAACTCTAACAGTACATTCTATACCGCATTTAAAAAAGTTACTAAAACCACCCCAGCCAAATACGCTGATAATAGGCCGGTTTTGGACTCCTGATTTATAAATCAGGAATTTTAACGTATAAATTACTAATTACTTTCATACATACACCGGCTAGTATTGCTGAAAAATCATTTCAACAATAAACACTATAGCTATGTATCGTTACTTATCTTTAATTCTTCTTTTAATTCTTACCAACACCTTGTTTGCACAACGGGAAGAGACACAAATTAAGGTGGCACTGCTCAACTACATTGAAGGGACTTCCTATAACAGGACTGAACTTATTGACAAAGCTTTTTATCCGGGGGCGAATTTATACCTTGAAAACAAGGAAAAGGAAATGTGGATCGTTCCGGCAGGTACATACACAGGCTGGTTCAAAAATAATGAAGGACAGTTTAACGGGAGATTTGGCAATATACTATCCATCGACCATTTTAATTCCATTGCCTCAGCCAGGGTGGAGATACTGATCCCTGCAAGGAACCTTAGGTTTATTGACATGTTCTTACTGAAGAAAATCGACAACGAGTGGAAAATCGTCAGCAAGTCAGCAAGCAGTGAAAGCAGTAACCTGACCGGAGACCGGGTGCTGTTCGTAGTCTCCAATGCCCATTACTACGGTGATTCTGAGTTGTCTACTGGCAATAGCTTTTCCGAAATAGTAATTGCCTACCATACTTTCAAGGAAGCGGGTTTCAATGTAGATTTTGTCAGCCCCGAGGGAGGTAGTATTCCCGTTGCTTATCTCAATACTTCTGTCGACATACATAAGCAGTACCTCTACGATGCAGACTTTATGTATAAGTTGAAAAACACAAAATCACCGGCAGAGATACATCCGGAAAACTATAAGGCCGTGCAGTATATAGGAGGAGGCAGTGCTATGTTTGGAGTGCCGGAAAATGAACAAATCCAGAAACTGGTAATGTCTATTTATGAAGACCATGACGGGATTATTTCCTCCGTGTGCCATGGTACGGCGGGGATAGTGAATTTAAAAACTAAAGATGGAGAATACCTGGTCAAGGGCAAAAATGTAAATGGGTACCCCGATGTCTACGAAAGGCACGATGCAGAATATTACAAAACGTTCCCTTTTAACATTCAGGAGACTATTGAAAAACATGGTGGTACTTTTAAGTTCTCACCTAGAAATACAGAGCATGTGGAAGTGCATGGAAACTTAGTGACCGGCCAAAATCACCTGTCGTCCAGGGCTGTAGCTTTGGAGATAATCAGGAAATTAAGAAATAATAATATGGAGGCTTTGGGTGAATAAGATTTTAGAGTCTTATCAAGTAGCAGAATAAAGTAAATTGCCAGGCCATCAAAAGCAAAGCCTGTTGATTCCCGAAGGTTATAGTTTTCAGGCAGCTTATAAACTGCCTGAAAACTTTCAGGAAAATAAGTTAAGTTTTAGAAAACCTGTTGCCGGGAATAGGCTTGGTAGCAACATATTCATCCTGGCTAAAATGAAATATACCATATCTTTCAATATCTCCTGCCTGCAAAGTCATCACCAACTGGTCGTGCCCAACCATTTTTCTGTCTTTGTTGGTTGTAAAACTAATACGCCCTATCAAACTCGGATCTAGCTGATAGAAGTTGCCACCGTCACGTATCCCACTTCCGCCTCTCATCTCGCTATTCATAATAGCCTGAGCAGCTTTGGTGCAATGGTAGAGTTTCGTATTGTTCTGCAGGTTGGCAAGCTCACGGTTAAAAGTATTTGTGACAGCATGTACTCCTACTGACCGTAGCTTTTCCTTGTTTTTAAAATCCGGACTGTTTTTGAATTTGTTTTTTCTAATGTTGGGTAAGTTGTTGCCGAAGCTGGCAATCGCTTCTTTAGTTGAATCAATGGCGCTTTTGCCCACAAAATTGCGCATGTGTTTCTGCATCTCATCTTTTGTTGTCGTACCTGCTTGCATGTATTGGTCTATCGAATTATGATTTCCATTCGTTTTCCCGTTGATATATGCCAATAGCCCATCGGTATTATTATATTGAAGCCAGTGTTGGTACCTCAGATCAAGATCATTTACATCAACAGCCATTTGTATAGTGTTGGCAGCAGCTAGCTGTTTTGTGGTTAGGTTGGTATTTTTTTCGGCCGTTTTCCTTTGTGTCGATGTGCTGTTGCCCTTCATCTGAGCAGCTTTGGCTCCCATGGTATCAGCCTCTTTTTCAAGGCCGGCATCGTCATTTACATTCACTCCGCCCTTCATTTGCATGGTAGGTTGTACGCGTCCCTGCTTTTGCTGTACTACGTGCCATGCTTCATGAGGCAAATGCTGTTCCTGCCCCGGGGCCACATGTATGTCCGTGCCCTGGGCGTAGGCATGGGCCTTTAACTGGGCAGGCTTGGGTGAGTTGTAGTGTACGTTTACATCATCCATAGCGTAACCGGAGAGGTTTTCTATTCCAGCTTTTAAATGGTCTGGCAAACCAGTGTTG
This region of Fulvivirga ulvae genomic DNA includes:
- a CDS encoding eCIS core domain-containing protein, translated to MKDNLSSSRNNTAINNLNLNKNSLSGSSMDRNIQFPDNLSKGNFQGATTQLKKGQSSDQMGSIRSSINNTGLPDHLKAGIENLSGYAMDDVNVHYNSPKPAQLKAHAYAQGTDIHVAPGQEQHLPHEAWHVVQQKQGRVQPTMQMKGGVNVNDDAGLEKEADTMGAKAAQMKGNSTSTQRKTAEKNTNLTTKQLAAANTIQMAVDVNDLDLRYQHWLQYNNTDGLLAYINGKTNGNHNSIDQYMQAGTTTKDEMQKHMRNFVGKSAIDSTKEAIASFGNNLPNIRKNKFKNSPDFKNKEKLRSVGVHAVTNTFNRELANLQNNTKLYHCTKAAQAIMNSEMRGGSGIRDGGNFYQLDPSLIGRISFTTNKDRKMVGHDQLVMTLQAGDIERYGIFHFSQDEYVATKPIPGNRFSKT
- a CDS encoding nuclear transport factor 2 family protein; the protein is MYRYLSLILLLILTNTLFAQREETQIKVALLNYIEGTSYNRTELIDKAFYPGANLYLENKEKEMWIVPAGTYTGWFKNNEGQFNGRFGNILSIDHFNSIASARVEILIPARNLRFIDMFLLKKIDNEWKIVSKSASSESSNLTGDRVLFVVSNAHYYGDSELSTGNSFSEIVIAYHTFKEAGFNVDFVSPEGGSIPVAYLNTSVDIHKQYLYDADFMYKLKNTKSPAEIHPENYKAVQYIGGGSAMFGVPENEQIQKLVMSIYEDHDGIISSVCHGTAGIVNLKTKDGEYLVKGKNVNGYPDVYERHDAEYYKTFPFNIQETIEKHGGTFKFSPRNTEHVEVHGNLVTGQNHLSSRAVALEIIRKLRNNNMEALGE
- a CDS encoding helix-turn-helix domain-containing protein yields the protein MDFNNQLLFFFSALGAFNSSLLSIYFLFFKRKNASDLFLGGLLAVLSIRVWKSIFFYFNHGLSLFYLQVGLSACFFIGPFLYLYIKSAAVTSKFTGRNSYFLLLGLLFLVVATGFMYPYEQYPMLWRVYFYKVINYQWLAFILVSGYQLRDRFRKIARTSLNYEDVWLLSVYFGVSVIWLAYFTASYTSYIMGAISFSFALYLSLLLVFHHRKKRNTDKKKKYANNKIPQQEADELLDKVSRLLEKEALYKNPNLTLPQLAKELNIRPHLLSQLLNDNLNKSFSHFINEFRIKEAIELLKSDRNLKMEVIAEMCGFNSNSTFYTAFKKVTKTTPAKYADNRPVLDS